The Patagioenas fasciata isolate bPatFas1 chromosome 25, bPatFas1.hap1, whole genome shotgun sequence genome includes a region encoding these proteins:
- the TRNP1 gene encoding TMF-regulated nuclear protein 1, protein MPVPVPYRARASPAKALPYRAGVAPLRAGAEPVPEPPPAGPSRTEPAPPPGYISPPRRCPAPVPVPMAAAAAADPSPATGSEQHPDRGGTGTTTNPSGGTGSTGSSSSPGPVELAAARRRLVAAEGRRRAAAELECRVHQVHCALRHAELRLAARAEALGRLGAGVAQAQLALAAQSQRLQKGLRRRPRPRPAALLAAARALRSCVPWAPARSRGAAAPATAARRLPAAPRSPA, encoded by the coding sequence ATGCCGGTACCGGTGCCGTACCGAGCCCGAGCATCCCCCGCCAAGGCCCTACCGTACCGGGCCGGGGTCGCGCCCCTCCGTGCCGGTGCGGAGCCGGTGCCGGAGCCGCCCCCGGCGGGGCCGAGCCGCACGGAGCCGGCACCGCCCCCGGGCTATATATCCCCGCCGCGGCGCTGCCCcgctcccgttcccgttcccatggcggcggcggcagcggcggatCCAAGTCCGGCTACCGGTAGCGAGCAGCACCCCGACCGCGGCGGTACCGGCACCACCACCAACCCCAGCGGcggcaccggcagcaccggcagcagcagcagccccgggccggtgGAGCTGGCGGCGGCTCGGCGGCGGCTGGTGGCGGCGGAAGGTCGTCGCCGGGCGGCGGCGGAGCTGGAGTGCCGGGTCCATCAGGTTCACTGCGCCCTGCGGCACGCCGAGCTCCGCCTGGCCGCCCGCGCCGAGGCCCTGGGCCGCCTGGGGGCCGGGGTGGCCCAGGCGCAGCTGGCGCTGGCAGCGCAGAGCCAGCGGCTGCAGAAGGGGctgcgccgccgcccccgcccccggcccgccgccctCCTGGCCGCCGCCCGCGCCCTCCGCAGCTGCGTGCCCTGGGCCCCCGCCCGCTCCCGCGGCGCCGCCGCACCGGCCACCGCTGCCCGGCGACTGCCCGCGGCGCCACGCAGCCCCGCATAG
- the TENT5B gene encoding terminal nucleotidyltransferase 5B encodes MLVAEAAPAPGPAEKLGERFSVLTWEQVQRLDQILGEAVPIHGRGNFPTLSVRPRTIVQVVRSRLEKKGIAVHNVRLNGSAASHVLHQDSGLGYKDLDLIFGVDLKTEDVFQLVKDVVMDCLLDFLPEGVNKDKITPMTLKEAYVQKLVKVCNETDRWSLISLSNNSGKNVELKFVDSLRRQFEFSVDSFQIILDSFLLFGECSENPMAESFHPTVTGESMYGDFEEAMDHLRNRVIATRNPEEIRGGGLLKYCNLLVRGFKPKSEADMKVLQRYMCSRFFIDFSDIGEQQRKLECYLQSHFVGMESKRYDYLMTLHRVVNESTVCLMGHERRQTLNLIAMLAVRVLAEQNIIPTITNVTCYYQPAPYVSEINFNYYVAHVQPFLPCNQSYPTWLPCN; translated from the exons ATGCTGGTGGCGGAGGCCGCGCCCGCTCCGGGCCCTGCGGAGAAACTCGGCGAGCGCTTCAGCGTCCTGACGTGGGAGCAGGTGCAGCGGCTGGACCAGATCCTGGGCGAGGCCGTGCCCATCCACGGCCGCGGGAACTTCCCCACGCTCTCGGTGCGGCCCCGGACCATCGTCCAG GTTGTCCGTAGTCGCCTGGAGAAGAAAGGAATCGCAGTGCATAATGTAAGGTTGAATGGCTCAGCAGCCAGTCATGTTCTACATCAAGACAGTGGCTTGGGGTACAAAGACTTAGACCTCATCTTCGGTGTGGATCTGAAGACCGAAGATGTGTTCCAGCTGGTGAAGGACGTGGTCATGGATTGCCTTCTCGACTTCCTCCCAGAAGGTGTCAACAAAGACAAGATCACCCCCATGACTCTGAAGGAGGCCTACGTgcagaagctggtgaaggtttgtaACGAGACCGACCGCTGGAGCCTCATCTCGCTTTCCAACAACAGCGGGAAGAACGTGGAGCTCAAATTCGTGGACTCTCTCCGGCGGCAGTTCGAGTTCAGCGTGGACTCTTTCCAGATCATCCTGGATTCGTTTCTGCTGTTTGGGGAGTGCTCGGAGAACCCCATGGCCGAGAGCTTCCACCCCACAGTCACCGGGGAGAGCATGTACGGGGACTTCGAGGAGGCGATGGACCATCTGCGGAACAGGGTGATCGCCACGAGGAACCCGGAGGAGATCAGAGGTGGGGGGCTTCTGAAATACTGCAACCTCTTGGTGAGGGGCTTTAAGCCCAAATCGGAAGCAGATATGAAGGTGCTCCAGCGCTACATGTGCTCCAGGTTTTTCATAGACTTCTCAGACATCGGGGAGCAGCAGAGGAAGCTGGAGTGCTACCTTCAGAGCCACTTTGTCGGGATGGAGAGCAAACGATATGACTATTTGATGACCCTCCACAGGGTGGTCAATGAGAGCACGGTCTGTCTCATGGGACACGAAAGGAGGCAGACCCTGAACCTCATTGCCATGCTGGCTGTCAGAGTCCTGGCTGAGCAGAACATCATCCCCACCATCACAAACGTTACCTGCTACTACCAGCCAGCTCCTTACGTCAGCGAAATAAACTTCAACTACTATGTCGCCCACGTGCAACCCTTCCTGCCTTGCAATCAGTCCTACCCGACGTGGCTTCCCTGTAACTGA